A region of the Curvibacter sp. AEP1-3 genome:
TCCAGATCATGTGGTCTCCTTGGCTGGTCGGTGACCAAAGTAGTAACCCATCACTTCTTCGCGGGTAAGTTCATCCGTTCGTCCTCTAGCCACTATTTGACCCTCCAGCATGCAGGCAATGCGGTGAGCCACGCTAAACGTTCTCTGCAAATCTTGTTCAACCAGAATGACTGTGGTTTGGCCGGCCATGAGCGATTGCAGCGATTGGTAAACGCCTTGAACAGCAATCGGTGACAGCCCCAATGAAACCTCATCGAGCAACAGGACCTGCGGGTTGGTCATAAGCGCTCGTCCTATGGCAACCGACTGTTGCTGACCACCCGAAAGAGAGCTGGCCAAAGCACTGAGCTTGGGCTTGAGCTGAGGAAATGCATCGATGACAGTGTCAAAATTCCAGAATCCTGTCCTTTTGGCCGATAGTGCGACCCGTAGGTTGTCAGCGACGGTCATGCTGCCAAACAGACGGCGACCCTCAGGTACCAGTGCAATGCCAGCGGCAACACGTTGGTTGGCTGTCAGGTGGGTGATGTCCTGGCCTTCGAAAATCACCTTTCCCGCGGAGGCAGCGTGGATGCCTGCGATGGTCTTCAGGAAGGTTGTTTTGCCCGCACCATTAGCTCCCACGAGCGCCAGGCGCTCCCCAGGGGCGACGGTAAGGTCTATGCCTTTGACGGCTTTGAGCTGGCCATGGCACGCTTCGAGTGCATGGACTTGTAGCAAACTCATTCTTGTACCTTTGTGTCAGGCGGTCTGCCCGCCGAGATAGGCCTCTACGACCGTTTTGTTTGCAAAAACCTCTTGAGGTGTTCCATCCGCAATGACGCGCCCTGCATCCATGCAAACTAAACGCTCCACGACTTGGGTGAGGACGTGAACAATGTGTTCGATCCAGACAATGGTGATCTGGCGACCCTGCAAAGTTCGGATGGTGTCTACCAATTCGGAAGCTTCGCCGTCCGTCAGACCTCCCCCGATTTCATCCAACAAAAGTAAGGTAGGGGCGGTTGCCAACGCGCGCGTCAGTTCCAGCCGCTTGCGGTCCAGCAGGCCTAATGATTCGGCCCGACGGTTTGCCACGGGAAGCATTCCGCACAAGGTGACTGCGTCAATGCTGTGTGCGTAGGCTTCTTCCAGGCTGAACCCGCCCCCGTGCATGGCGGCTGTCAGGACGTTCTCAAACACCGTCATGCCGCCAAACGGGCGAGGAACTTGGTGGCTGCGTGCTATCCCTAGGCGGCATCGTTGCGCAGCATCCAGGTTGCTCACGTCCTTGCCGCGAAAGAGCACCATGCCGGAGTCAAGCGGCAAGGAGCCGGACAAGGTGGCGAGTAGCGTGGTCTTGCCTGCACCGTTCGGACCTACGATACCAACCGCCTCTCCGGCGTGGACTTTGAAGTCCACGCCGGAGAGTACCGTGTTTGCACCGAAGTGTTTGAACACCGCACTGGCTGATACCAACTCTTGGGAGTTGACGTCTTTCAATTGCTGACCTTCACATCAAGAGTAAGACTTGAGCTTGGCGGCGACGGGAATGCTCTTGTCGGAAGCGTTTTCCGTCAGGACATATTCCAGCTTGAACTTAGAGCCGCTAGGTGCCTTCACCCATTGCGCACCAATCATCGCGGTAGGCGACACATTGGGAACCGGGCCTTTGGTGAAGTCCACCTTGCCCATCATGGTGGTGGTCTTAAGTGTCGAAAGTGATTTGGCAACTGCTGCTTTGTCCTTGGGGTCGCTACTAACCTTCAATGCTTCAACACCGGCGTCCAGCAAGGACAGGGTTGCACCCAGTTGTTGTGTCCATTGCTTGTTCAAGGCCTTTTCGTACCCATCTGCCAACTGAACCCCCGAAAGGCCTGTGAGAGCAGAGTTGTAAGGGAAGTCTTTGTGCCAGTAGGCCGCAACTGAGGTTTGCAGTCCCAGTGGGCCTAGTACTTCAATGTTGGATGCAAACAGACCGGTCTTGGCGACTTGCACTATCTTCATGGTCTTGTTCAGCCCTTGCTGGGCAGCTTGGCGCCAAAAGGTTGCGTAGTCCGGGGGGATGGGGAAGGTGCAGAGGATCTCGCACTTCTCAGCCTTGAACTTTGCAATTTGTGCGGAAAAGTCTGTGGTGCCGGTTTCATAGGCGCCACCGTCAACAATGGTGTAGCCCGCCTTTTGCAATTCGGGCAGCATTGCGGCACGAATGGCGTTGCCATCTGCGTCGTTAGGCAATAGTGCAGCAACCTTCCTGTTGTTGGGGACCATAGCCCATTGGGATACATAGGACTTGACGAAGTCGGCAACACCAAACGAGAACAAATAAGTCCATTTGAACGGTGATGGTGCGCCAGGTTTGGCACCTCGACCGAAGTAGAACGCTTCCCAAGGCATAACTGTTGCTAGGCATGGCACACCAGCAGCTTCGCAGGCGTCGGAAACAGGATTTACCACTTCAGGAGTTGATGTGGTGAGCATCAAGTCGATCTTGTCGTTGTTAATCAGTGCCTTGGCCAGTTGACTGGCACGGGCCGGATCTGACTGGGTGTCGCGGTCCAGTATTTCCACCTTGTACTTTTTGCCACCTACGGTCAGGCCACCTGCCAATGCCTTCCGGGCCAGTTCAAGTACATGGCCGTCACCTTCTCCAAAACTGCCAAGCGGGCCAGTGCGTGGGCTGATGAAGCCTACTTTGATGACTTCACTACTCTGCGCATGCACGAGGCTAGGTGTGAGAAGCGTCAGGCCCGCAGCTCCGGCCACGCCCAGGAGGTCGCGACGTGTCGGAGTGTTTGCTACTTGCTTGGATATTGAATGGGTCTTGATTGTCATGTTTATCTCCTCATGTAAATGGCACTGTTTGTGCCGTTGTTGTGACTCGGGGTTAGAACGGGTATTTGCGGGGTGATGTTTGGACAGTTATCCAGCGCAACTCGGTAAACGCTTCAATACCTGCGTGACCACCAAAGCGTCCCCATCCGCTGCCTTTCACTCCGCCAAACGGCATCTGGGCTTCGTCATGCACCGTCGGACCGTTGATATGGCAAATGCCCGATTCGATGCGTTGAGCCACGCGCCACCCGCGCGCTATATCGCGTGTGAAGACCGCGGAGGACAAGCCAAATTCGTTGTCGTTGGCGCATGCGATGGCCGCCTCTTCACCATCCACCCGGACAATCACTTTCACTGGGCCAAAGGTCTCTTCCCTGTAGATGCGCATCTCGGGGGTGACGAAGTCGATCAATGTGGCAGGCATTAACGTGTTGACTGCTCTACCGCCGCAAACGAGCTTGGCGCCTTTGATAAGCGCTTCATCAATTAAGGCATTGCATCGCTCGACGGTGGACATGTTCGCTACTGATCCGAGGACCACGGAACCCTGGCGAGGATCGCCCAATGGCAGTTTTTTGGCACGGGCAGAAAACTTAGCAACAAACGTATCGGCAATTTTGTTGTCCACTACGATTCTTTCTGTGGACATGCAGATTTGGCCTGAGTTAGCAAAGGAACCAAAGATCGCGCCATCAACGGCAGCGTCAATGTCAGCATCGTCCAATACCAATAAAGGCGCCTTTCCGCCCAATTCCAAAACGGATTGCTTTAGGTACTTGGCACAGGTTGTCGCGATGATGCGGCCCACATGCGTAGAGCCAGTAAAGTTAACGCGGCGCACGGCGGGATGGGACACCATAGCCTCAACAACTGGACCAGCATCTGCAGGCGCATTGGTAACGAAATTCACGACGCCTTTTGGTAATCCGGCATCTTGCAATGCCTCAATAATCAGACCGTGCGTGGCGGGGCACAGTTCGCTGCCCTTGAGTACGACGGTGTTGCCGCAAGCCAGAGGCACTGCGATGGCGCGCACGGCCAGAATTACCGGTGCATTCCATGGGGCAATACCCAGTACCACGCCTGCGGGTTGACGCACTGCCATTGCCAAGCTACCCGGAACATTGCTGGGAATAACGTCGCCATTGATTTGCGTGGTTAGTGAGGCAGCTTCGATAAGCATCTCGGCAGCCAAATGGACGTTAAACCCTGCCCATATCCCGGACGCGCCGGTTTCTGCTGCCATGGCTGCTGCAAATGCACCAGCTTTTGCGTTCAGTGCGTGTGCAGCACTAGTCAATAATTCGCGACGCTCGCCCGGACTGATTGCTGCCCATATTGGAAATGCTTTTGCGGCTGCATCTACTGCGGAACGTGCATCTCCCACAGTAGCCGCGGGAGCTTTAGTGGCAACTGAGCCGTCCAGAGGATTGAGGCGAGTAAAGGATGCATTGTTTGTCGCGCCAACTTGTTCGCCATTGATGAGCATGGAGATAATGTTCATTGCAAATGTTCGCTTGGTTAGAGGCCATGAATTTGGCAAAGCACGTTGGAGAACATGCCACCGTCGACCGGCACATTCGTGCCCCGAATCCACAAGGATCCATCCGACAATAGGAAGTTGACGACAGGGGCAATGTCGGCCGGAGTCCCCGGACGGTCCATAGTGCGCATGTCTTCCTCAGCCCGTGCTCCCAAGGTTTCAATGAAGTCTTTGAGGATGGGGGTGTCTACTGGTCCGGGACTAACGGTGTTCATCCGGATGCCGAGTTCACGCCAGGTCCAACGGTTTTGCATCGTCCAGACAATTAGTGCCTCCTTGGAAAAGAAATAGCTTCTGGCTCCTGCGATGTCATGTCGTTTGCAAAACGCGTCCACGTTTTCAAATTCCAAAGTTTGACTGGCCTCGATTGCGTCTTTTGAGTCCGCCCATGCCATCCCTGCTAGGGACGCCAAATTCACAATGGATGCGCCTTTGTTGAGTTTGGGAATGAGGTTTACGGTCAAATATTTCAGACCAACCAGATTCACCTTTACGACAGCAGGAGCAGGGTTGGTCGGCGGCAGTCCAGCAATGTTTGCCAGTCCGTCTATGCCGGACGGAAGTTGAGCGATAAGACGATCAATGGAAGCCCGGTCAGACAGATCAGCTTGGATAAAGCTACCAACGTGATGGGCCGGTTCATTAACGTCAATTGAAATGACATTGGCTCCGCTGGCGGCTGCCATTGCTGCCGTTGCAGCACCTATGCCTGAGGCGGCACCTGTAACGATCACTGTCTTGCTTTTCAGCATTGATTCTCCTAGCGAAAAATTTTTATAGGGCGAATCAATACAGCAACGACAGTGCCATGTTTTTCAAAAAATTTAGTTGTTTAAATTCAATGACTTGCGATGCTTCATCGGGTTAAACCCTCAATCAAAACGCATGTTTTTGATCAATAATTAATGATCACTAATGCATCTAAATTCGTTCTTTTTCAGGGTTATTGCAAATGAAAAGTGCCGCTACTCGAGTTTCCTTGGTTGAACTCCAAAACAAGGTTTTTTCGTCACGAACCAGTGAAGATATCGACGAAGGTGCTGCTCCTACGCAGCGTGACTTGGCAGAGATTCTGAGTTTTTCACCCGGCGATGGCCGCATTTGGATGAATGATCAACGCATGGTGTTGTGGCGCTCGTCGACATATGGCTCTCTGAGGAGTGAGCTGATTTCCAGCATGGGGCAAGAACAAGCCCGCTCGTTATTGACCCGCGTAGGGTATTCGGCGGGTGCTCGAGACGCCGAGTTGGTTCGCCGAATGTGGCCGGATAGTGACCCTGCCAATGCGTTCCATGCGGGTCCACGCATGCACAAGTTAGAGGGTGCTGTTCGGCCGGTGACCATTACTTTTGAATTTGACATTGCCCGAGGTGATTTTTTTGCCGACTACTGGTGGCATGACTCCAGTGAGGATGATGAACATATTGCTGCATTTGGAATTGGCACAGAGTCAGCATGTTGGATGCAAGTGGGTTATGCCAGTGGCTATGCCAGTGCATTCATGGGCAAACAAATCATCTACAGAGAAACCCAGTGCAGGTCCACAGGCGCGGAGGTATGTCGAATTACCGGCAAGCCAGCGGATCAATGGGACGATCCCGAACTGGATCTTCATTACTTCGACCCGGACTCATCAGCCAAGAGATTTCGTCGAAATTTGGCAATCCCAGTGGGTAACCCCTTGTCTCTCAATGGGTTGCCTGATGAAAGCTCGATTCCGTCTTCGGAACTGATCGGCATTTCTTCTACATTTAGCGCTGCCCGACATCTCATAGAGCGTGTAGCTCCTACACAGGCAACGGTTTTATTCCAAGGTGCCTCGGGTGTAGGGAAAGAATTGTTTGCGCAGACGCTTCACAATATAAGTCCACGTGCGGGGCAACCATTCATCGCTTTGAACTGCGCTGCTATTCCTGACACTTTGGTTGAGTCCGAGCTTTTTGGAGTTGAACGCGGAGCGTTTACCGGTGCGAGCATATCGAGGGCGGGCCGCTTTGAGCGCGCCGACAAAGGTACCCTGTTTTTGGATGAGATTGGCTCACTTAGCTATGTCGCACAAGGTAAGCTTTTAAGAGCCCTGCAAGAGCGCTCAATTGAACGTGTGGGTGGCAGCAAACTCATCAAAGTGGATGTGCGTGTCATCGCGGCGACTAATGTGGACCTTAGGGACGAAGTTGCAGCAGGCCGCTTTCGGGAGGACTTGCTCTTCAGATTGAATGTTTTTCCTATCCACTTGCCGCCACTCAAAGACCGTCGGGATGACATACCTTTGTTAATGGAGATTTTTCTGCGTCGGTATTGCACTTTGCACAACCGGGATGTCCCCGGATACACACCGAGGGCAGTTCGAACACTTTTGCAATACGACTTCCCTGGCAACATTCGCGAGCTCCAGAACTTGGTAGAGAGGGGAGTCATCATGGCCGACCAAGGTGAACCCATCGACGTCCATCACTTGTTTAGAAGCGGTGAAGTGTCGGTTATCGAAACCATGGGTTTGAGTGAGCGCGGTCAACTGTCCGACTCGCCCGGTATTGAGGGCGTCATGCACATGAGTTCGCGTGCAGAAAAACCCGCCAAAAAAGACGGGGCCCATAGTGCATCTTCCCCCCGCGACCCCGATCATCAGAAGTACCGTAAGGCACTAGTTGCAGCGCGTTACAACATAGCCGAGGCTGCCCGAAGCCTAAACCTGACCCGCGCGCAATTGTCTTACCGTCTCAAACGTGCGGGCATCAAGTAGTTTTCTTCCACAGAAAGACGAAAGCCCCGCAGGCATTCACCTGCGGGGCCTCGGTCTTTCCGCTTGCTAGCGAATCAACTCAGATGTAGCTGTTCAGCAGGTTCTCAATCCGCTCCTGGCGGCCGGAGACGGGTTGCACGTCCACGTTCTGGTCCAGCACGCGTTGGGCTACGGCGTCCAGGCTGAGCTTGCCGGTCAGTACGTCCTGACCGAAGCTGCCTTTCCAGCCTGCGTAGCGGTCTTCGGTCACTTGGGCGAACTTGCCGTCGGTGATCATCTTCTCGGCAATCAGCAGGGCGCGGGCGGAAACGTCCATGCCGCCGATGTGGCCGTGGAAGATGTCTTCGGGGTCGATGCTCTGGCGGCGCACTTTGGCGTCAAAGTTCAGGCCGCCGGTGGTGAAGCCGCCGCCCTTCAGGATCAGGTACATCGCCAGCGCAGTTTCGGGGATGTTGTTGGGGAACTGGTCGGTGTCCCAGCCGCACTGCATGTCGCCGCGGTTCATGTCGATGGAGCCGAAGATGCCCAGGTCAATCGCCGTGGCAATTTCATGCTCAAAGCTGTGGCCCGACAGGGTGGCGTGGTTAGCTTCAATGTTGACCTTGATTTCCTTCTCCAGACCGTAGCGGCACAGGAAGCCGTAGACGGTGGCAGTGTCAAAGTCGTACTGGTGCTTGGAGGGTTCGCGGGGCTTGGGTTCGAGCAGGATGGTGCCCTTGAAGCCGATCTTGTGCTTGTACTCCACCACCATGTTCAGGAAGCGGCCCATCTGGTCCAGCTCGTGGCCCATGCGGGTGTTGAGCAGGGTCTCGTAACCTTCGCGGCCGCCCCACAGCACGTAGTTTTCGCCGCCCAGTTTCAGGGTGGCGTCCATGGCTTCTTTCACCTGCAGGGCGCCCATGGCAAAGATTTCGGGGTTGGGGTTGGTGGCCGCGCCCGACATGAAGCGGCGGTGTGAAAAGAGGTTGGCTGTGCCCCACAGCAGCTTCATGCCGGTGGCTTGCTGCTTGGCGCCCAGAATATCCACCATCTCGCGCAGGTTGTTCACGCTCTCACGCGGGGTGGCGCCTTCGGGGGCCACGTCGCGGTCGTGGAAGCAGTAGTAGGGCGCGCCCAGCTTGGTAAAAAACTCAAACGCGACTTCGGCCTTGGCCTTGGCGGCGGCCATGGGGTCGGTCATGGAGTGCCAAGGGCGCTGGAAGGTGTCGCCACCAAACGGGTCCAGCCCGTTCCAGCAGAAGGTGTGCCAGTAGCAGCTGGCAAAGCGCAGGTGCTCTTCCATGCGCTTGCCCAGGACCATGCGGTCTTTGTCGTACCACTTGAAGGCCAGCGGGTTGGTGGACTGCGGGCCTTCATAGGCAACGGGCGCCGCGACGGTGGGGAAGTAATTGCTCATGGCGTTTCCTCGGGGTTGTTTAGTTGTGTGGTCGAATTAAATCATGAAAGGGCGCCCTTGTGGATCAAGGGCTTACCCGTATCAGCGGTACAGGCTGCGGAAAGTGGCGTAGCGCTCCAGCAGCAGGGGCTGCTCGGCGGCATCGGGGCGGAAGGTGGCGTCTACCTCGGGGCTCAGGCACACATCGGCCTGCGCAGCGCCTGTGGCCAGCCAGCCCAGGCGGGCCGCGCCCAGGGCGCCACCTACGGCTGAGCTGCCGTGGGTGACGATTTCCACATCCAGCGCGGTGGCCAGCTGCTGCGCCCAGAAGGTGCTGCGCGCGCCGCCGCCCACCAGCGAAAGGCGGTTTACGGTGCTGCCCGCTGCATTAAGGGCGGCCAGACCGTCTTTGAGGCCGAAGGTCACGCCTTCAATGACGGCGTAGCCCAGGCGGGCGGCGTCGGTGTCAAAGCTCAGGCCGTGGAAGCTGCCGCGCACATTGGCGTCGTTGTGCGGGGTGCGCTCGCCACCCAGGTAAGGCAAAAACAGGGGCGATGCCGCGCGCTGCGCTGCGCTCAGGGCACCGGCCTTTTCTGCCACCACACCGGCGTTGGGCGCGCCCAGCAGGTCGGTGACCCACTGCAGGCTGCTGGCGGCAGAGAGCATTACGCTCATTTGGTGCCAGCGGCCGGGCACCGCGTGGCAGAACGCGTGGGTGGCGCTGGCCGCGTTGGGCTGGTAGCTGGGCGTCACCACAAACAGCACGCCGCTGGTGCCCAGCGACAAGAAGCCCTGGCCGCTGTCCACCGCACCCATGCCCACCGCGCTGGCGGCGTTGTCGCCCGCGCCACCGGCCACCACGATGCCGGGGTGCAGGCCCAGCAGACGGGCCACATCGGTTTTGAGCAAACCACCAGGGGCGCTGCCCTCTACCAGGCGGGGCATGTGGCTGCGGTTCAGGTTGGTAAGGGCGAGCAGTGCGTCAGACCAGTCGCGCTTTTGCACGTCCAGCCAAAGGGTGCCGCTGGCATCCGACATGTCGCAGGCGTATTCGCCGGTGAGCATGAGGCGCACATAGTCTTTGGGCAGCAGCACTTTGGCCATTTGCTTGAATATCTCGGGCTCGTGCTTGGCCACCCAGCGTAGCTTGGGCGCGGTGAAGCCGGGCATGGCCAGGCTGCCAGCGAGGTCGGTGAGGCCAGGCAGGGCTTCCATCATCTCGGTGCACTCCAGGGCGCAGCGGGTGTCGTTCCACAAAATGGCGGGGCGCAACACGCGGTCTTGCGCGTCCAGCAGCACAGCGCCATGCATCTGGCCCGACAGTCCGATGGCGCGCACCGCGGCGTAGTCGGCAGGGTGGGCCGCTTGCAGCTTGAGCAGGGCGCTTTGGGTGGCTGCCCACCAGTCGGCCGGGTTTTGCTCGCTGTGGCCGGGGTGCGGGCGCGACACGCTGAGCGATGTGCCGGCCGAGCCGATGATGCGATGGTCATCTGCCAGTAAGAGGGCCTTCACTTCGGAGGTGCCGATATCAATTCCAAGAAACATAATTAGTCCGCGGTTGTCGTTGTGGTGTGAGAAAGGGGTTCGCTGTCGGCCTGGCGCGCTGCGGCCAATGGGGTGCCGGTGTGCATGGGCCGCAGTTCGTGGTGCAGCACCAGCGCTGCGGCGCCCACGGCAGATGCCAGCAGGCCGTAACGTGCGGGGCGCACAGTGGGGGCGGCCATGCCGGCTGCATCGGCATAGCGCTGCAGGGTGTCTTGCGCGGCTTTGACGATGCCGGGGTAGGTGTCGCACGAGGGGCCGCCCACCACCAGGGTGCTGGGGTTGAAGGTGGTCCACAAGTTTTGCAACACCACGCCCAGGTAGTGGCCGCCCTGGGTCGGGTCGGGCAGCTTGGCCAGGGTGCGGGCACCGAAGAAGGTTTCTGCGCAACCCCGGCGCCCGCAGGAGCACAGGGGGCCGTCAATCTGCAAAATGTTGTGGCCGATTTCACCGGCCATGCCTTGCACGCCGGTAAACAGCCGGTCATTGAGCACAATGCCGGCGCCCACGCCCACGCCGCAGGTCACGAAGATCAATGAGTCTTTGGCATCGCCATCAGAAAACTCGTATTCGCTGAGTGCTGCGGTGTCGGCCTCGTTTTGCAGGTGCACCTTGAGCTGGGGCAGCTTGGCTTTGGCCAGCGCTTCGGCAATCGGGGGCATGAGGTCCACATTGCGCCAGCCCAGGTTAGGGGCAAAGCGCAGCATGCCGGTGGCCTCGTCAAATGCGCCGGGCAAGCCCACGCCCACGCCCAGCGCCTCGATGTTGCGCTGCTGCAGTTGCCTGTAGGTGCGGGCAATCAGGCGGGCAGCCTGGCGGCACACGTCGTCGGGTTTGGTGCCGATGAGCGCCTCTTCGGCCGCGCACAGCACCTGGCCGTTGAGCGACACGCCCACCACGCGCAGGGCTTCCACCGCCACTTCCACACCGATCAGCCCGCGCGATCGGGTGTCGATGTGCAGCGGCGTGGAGGGGCGGCCCTGGGTTTGGGTGGTGGTGACGTCAGTCTCGGTGACCCAGCCTTCGTCAATCAGCTCGCGAACCAGCAGGCTGACGGTGGACTTGGTGAGCCCGCTTTCCGTGGCCAGCTGGGCACGCGAGAGGCCAGGTTGGGCCCGCAGCTGCCGCAGCAGCACACTGCGGTTGATGCGCTTGACTAGCTGTTGGTCGCCTGTTGTTTTCATGATCTGGGGAGCCATGCGCGCAGGACGCGAAGGCTTTTGTTGAACCGTCGAATTATTTACCAACGGCGATCATGCCAACAACTAGGGTTTTCACACCGCCTGTGGTGTGAGAAATGCCT
Encoded here:
- a CDS encoding ABC transporter ATP-binding protein, producing the protein MSLLQVHALEACHGQLKAVKGIDLTVAPGERLALVGANGAGKTTFLKTIAGIHAASAGKVIFEGQDITHLTANQRVAAGIALVPEGRRLFGSMTVADNLRVALSAKRTGFWNFDTVIDAFPQLKPKLSALASSLSGGQQQSVAIGRALMTNPQVLLLDEVSLGLSPIAVQGVYQSLQSLMAGQTTVILVEQDLQRTFSVAHRIACMLEGQIVARGRTDELTREEVMGYYFGHRPAKETT
- a CDS encoding ABC transporter ATP-binding protein — protein: MKDVNSQELVSASAVFKHFGANTVLSGVDFKVHAGEAVGIVGPNGAGKTTLLATLSGSLPLDSGMVLFRGKDVSNLDAAQRCRLGIARSHQVPRPFGGMTVFENVLTAAMHGGGFSLEEAYAHSIDAVTLCGMLPVANRRAESLGLLDRKRLELTRALATAPTLLLLDEIGGGLTDGEASELVDTIRTLQGRQITIVWIEHIVHVLTQVVERLVCMDAGRVIADGTPQEVFANKTVVEAYLGGQTA
- a CDS encoding ABC transporter substrate-binding protein, producing MTIKTHSISKQVANTPTRRDLLGVAGAAGLTLLTPSLVHAQSSEVIKVGFISPRTGPLGSFGEGDGHVLELARKALAGGLTVGGKKYKVEILDRDTQSDPARASQLAKALINNDKIDLMLTTSTPEVVNPVSDACEAAGVPCLATVMPWEAFYFGRGAKPGAPSPFKWTYLFSFGVADFVKSYVSQWAMVPNNRKVAALLPNDADGNAIRAAMLPELQKAGYTIVDGGAYETGTTDFSAQIAKFKAEKCEILCTFPIPPDYATFWRQAAQQGLNKTMKIVQVAKTGLFASNIEVLGPLGLQTSVAAYWHKDFPYNSALTGLSGVQLADGYEKALNKQWTQQLGATLSLLDAGVEALKVSSDPKDKAAVAKSLSTLKTTTMMGKVDFTKGPVPNVSPTAMIGAQWVKAPSGSKFKLEYVLTENASDKSIPVAAKLKSYS
- a CDS encoding aldehyde dehydrogenase, which gives rise to MNIISMLINGEQVGATNNASFTRLNPLDGSVATKAPAATVGDARSAVDAAAKAFPIWAAISPGERRELLTSAAHALNAKAGAFAAAMAAETGASGIWAGFNVHLAAEMLIEAASLTTQINGDVIPSNVPGSLAMAVRQPAGVVLGIAPWNAPVILAVRAIAVPLACGNTVVLKGSELCPATHGLIIEALQDAGLPKGVVNFVTNAPADAGPVVEAMVSHPAVRRVNFTGSTHVGRIIATTCAKYLKQSVLELGGKAPLLVLDDADIDAAVDGAIFGSFANSGQICMSTERIVVDNKIADTFVAKFSARAKKLPLGDPRQGSVVLGSVANMSTVERCNALIDEALIKGAKLVCGGRAVNTLMPATLIDFVTPEMRIYREETFGPVKVIVRVDGEEAAIACANDNEFGLSSAVFTRDIARGWRVAQRIESGICHINGPTVHDEAQMPFGGVKGSGWGRFGGHAGIEAFTELRWITVQTSPRKYPF
- a CDS encoding coniferyl-alcohol dehydrogenase, producing the protein MLKSKTVIVTGAASGIGAATAAMAAASGANVISIDVNEPAHHVGSFIQADLSDRASIDRLIAQLPSGIDGLANIAGLPPTNPAPAVVKVNLVGLKYLTVNLIPKLNKGASIVNLASLAGMAWADSKDAIEASQTLEFENVDAFCKRHDIAGARSYFFSKEALIVWTMQNRWTWRELGIRMNTVSPGPVDTPILKDFIETLGARAEEDMRTMDRPGTPADIAPVVNFLLSDGSLWIRGTNVPVDGGMFSNVLCQIHGL
- a CDS encoding sigma-54-dependent Fis family transcriptional regulator; its protein translation is MKSAATRVSLVELQNKVFSSRTSEDIDEGAAPTQRDLAEILSFSPGDGRIWMNDQRMVLWRSSTYGSLRSELISSMGQEQARSLLTRVGYSAGARDAELVRRMWPDSDPANAFHAGPRMHKLEGAVRPVTITFEFDIARGDFFADYWWHDSSEDDEHIAAFGIGTESACWMQVGYASGYASAFMGKQIIYRETQCRSTGAEVCRITGKPADQWDDPELDLHYFDPDSSAKRFRRNLAIPVGNPLSLNGLPDESSIPSSELIGISSTFSAARHLIERVAPTQATVLFQGASGVGKELFAQTLHNISPRAGQPFIALNCAAIPDTLVESELFGVERGAFTGASISRAGRFERADKGTLFLDEIGSLSYVAQGKLLRALQERSIERVGGSKLIKVDVRVIAATNVDLRDEVAAGRFREDLLFRLNVFPIHLPPLKDRRDDIPLLMEIFLRRYCTLHNRDVPGYTPRAVRTLLQYDFPGNIRELQNLVERGVIMADQGEPIDVHHLFRSGEVSVIETMGLSERGQLSDSPGIEGVMHMSSRAEKPAKKDGAHSASSPRDPDHQKYRKALVAARYNIAEAARSLNLTRAQLSYRLKRAGIK
- the xylA gene encoding xylose isomerase, whose protein sequence is MSNYFPTVAAPVAYEGPQSTNPLAFKWYDKDRMVLGKRMEEHLRFASCYWHTFCWNGLDPFGGDTFQRPWHSMTDPMAAAKAKAEVAFEFFTKLGAPYYCFHDRDVAPEGATPRESVNNLREMVDILGAKQQATGMKLLWGTANLFSHRRFMSGAATNPNPEIFAMGALQVKEAMDATLKLGGENYVLWGGREGYETLLNTRMGHELDQMGRFLNMVVEYKHKIGFKGTILLEPKPREPSKHQYDFDTATVYGFLCRYGLEKEIKVNIEANHATLSGHSFEHEIATAIDLGIFGSIDMNRGDMQCGWDTDQFPNNIPETALAMYLILKGGGFTTGGLNFDAKVRRQSIDPEDIFHGHIGGMDVSARALLIAEKMITDGKFAQVTEDRYAGWKGSFGQDVLTGKLSLDAVAQRVLDQNVDVQPVSGRQERIENLLNSYI
- the xylB gene encoding xylulokinase; this encodes MFLGIDIGTSEVKALLLADDHRIIGSAGTSLSVSRPHPGHSEQNPADWWAATQSALLKLQAAHPADYAAVRAIGLSGQMHGAVLLDAQDRVLRPAILWNDTRCALECTEMMEALPGLTDLAGSLAMPGFTAPKLRWVAKHEPEIFKQMAKVLLPKDYVRLMLTGEYACDMSDASGTLWLDVQKRDWSDALLALTNLNRSHMPRLVEGSAPGGLLKTDVARLLGLHPGIVVAGGAGDNAASAVGMGAVDSGQGFLSLGTSGVLFVVTPSYQPNAASATHAFCHAVPGRWHQMSVMLSAASSLQWVTDLLGAPNAGVVAEKAGALSAAQRAASPLFLPYLGGERTPHNDANVRGSFHGLSFDTDAARLGYAVIEGVTFGLKDGLAALNAAGSTVNRLSLVGGGARSTFWAQQLATALDVEIVTHGSSAVGGALGAARLGWLATGAAQADVCLSPEVDATFRPDAAEQPLLLERYATFRSLYR
- a CDS encoding ROK family transcriptional regulator, giving the protein MKTTGDQQLVKRINRSVLLRQLRAQPGLSRAQLATESGLTKSTVSLLVRELIDEGWVTETDVTTTQTQGRPSTPLHIDTRSRGLIGVEVAVEALRVVGVSLNGQVLCAAEEALIGTKPDDVCRQAARLIARTYRQLQQRNIEALGVGVGLPGAFDEATGMLRFAPNLGWRNVDLMPPIAEALAKAKLPQLKVHLQNEADTAALSEYEFSDGDAKDSLIFVTCGVGVGAGIVLNDRLFTGVQGMAGEIGHNILQIDGPLCSCGRRGCAETFFGARTLAKLPDPTQGGHYLGVVLQNLWTTFNPSTLVVGGPSCDTYPGIVKAAQDTLQRYADAAGMAAPTVRPARYGLLASAVGAAALVLHHELRPMHTGTPLAAARQADSEPLSHTTTTTAD